In Janibacter cremeus, a genomic segment contains:
- a CDS encoding IS256 family transposase, with amino-acid sequence MTAPHIVDPAGLLSEALTEASPDLMRSLLQTMINALLSADADAVVGAEYGRPTPGRSAQRNGYRHRDLDTRVGTVDVAIPKLRTGSYFPEWLLERRKRAESAMITVVADCYLAGVSTRRMDKLVKTLGINSLSKSQVSRMAADLDQIVEDFRHRPLDEAGPFTFVAADALTMKVREGGRVVATSVLLATGVNADGHREVLGLRVATSETGSAWNEFFADLTARGLTGVRLVTSDAHQGLKEAIAANLTGAAWQRCRTHYSANLMDVTPKSMWPAVKAMLHSVYDQPDAPSVQAQFDRLIEYVDEKLPQVAEHLAGAREDILAFTAFPKDVWTQIWSNNPQERLNREIRRRTDSVGIFPNRNAIVRLVGAVLAEQTDEWAEGRRYLGLDVLARCRVTLITTTDPEIGAETMPALTA; translated from the coding sequence ATGACCGCACCACACATTGTCGACCCTGCGGGCCTGCTGAGTGAAGCCCTGACCGAAGCAAGCCCGGATCTGATGCGTTCGCTGTTGCAGACGATGATCAACGCGCTGCTGTCCGCGGACGCCGACGCCGTCGTCGGCGCCGAGTACGGCCGCCCCACACCGGGCCGCTCGGCGCAGCGCAACGGGTACCGCCACCGCGACCTGGACACCCGCGTGGGGACCGTCGACGTCGCCATCCCGAAGCTGCGCACCGGCAGCTACTTCCCCGAGTGGCTGCTCGAGCGCCGCAAGCGGGCCGAGTCGGCGATGATCACCGTCGTCGCCGACTGCTACCTCGCCGGCGTCAGCACCCGCCGCATGGACAAGCTCGTCAAGACCCTCGGCATCAACTCCCTGTCCAAGTCGCAGGTCAGCAGGATGGCGGCCGACCTGGACCAGATCGTCGAGGACTTCCGCCACCGCCCCCTTGACGAGGCGGGACCGTTCACCTTCGTCGCCGCCGACGCGCTGACGATGAAGGTCCGCGAGGGCGGGCGCGTGGTCGCCACCTCGGTACTGCTCGCGACCGGGGTCAACGCCGACGGGCACCGCGAAGTCCTCGGACTGCGCGTGGCCACTTCCGAGACCGGGTCCGCATGGAACGAGTTCTTCGCCGACCTGACCGCCCGCGGCCTGACCGGGGTACGTCTGGTCACCTCCGACGCCCACCAAGGGTTGAAGGAAGCGATCGCGGCGAACCTGACCGGCGCCGCGTGGCAGCGATGCCGCACCCACTACTCCGCGAACCTGATGGACGTCACGCCCAAGTCGATGTGGCCGGCCGTCAAGGCGATGCTGCACAGTGTCTATGACCAGCCCGACGCACCCAGCGTGCAGGCCCAGTTCGACCGGCTCATCGAGTACGTCGACGAGAAGCTCCCACAGGTGGCCGAGCACCTCGCCGGCGCGCGGGAGGACATCCTCGCGTTCACAGCCTTCCCCAAGGACGTGTGGACCCAGATCTGGTCGAACAACCCCCAGGAGCGCCTCAACCGCGAGATCCGACGCCGGACCGACTCCGTTGGGATCTTCCCCAACCGCAACGCCATCGTGCGTCTGGTCGGAGCCGTCCTGGCCGAACAGACCGACGAATGGGCCGAAGGACGGCGCTACCTCGGCCTCGACGTCCTGGCCCGCTGCCGCGTCACTCTCATCACCACCACCGACCCCGAGATCGGAGCCGAAACCATGCCCGCCCTGACCGCCTAA
- a CDS encoding RNA-binding domain-containing protein, which yields MATPLHAALGDLDAELSLALVEDACAQGTAETDQLDWKRDLPLSVDRVSEDVRTQQMRELAKDLAAMANGRGGLLVYGVAEDGGNRASEIVSVPDLSDGTMVKKIRQVGYNLVHPPVQITCHHLTDGERHVLAVDVVESDDAPHLVSPKKGGTEGWLVAPYRSGPETMNMVEKQLEAAYRQRFEGRQRRHRQLRELHGELVTRHVGEQDLRSGAVVALAQPIQPRSGVLPGTDPDVTALHIVTSAAHLATNICDALKRVSPFPPVLAQDVRYARRSLRRHWFAAERRRTPSPAVLIGPSAKLSVELHDDGTVGIVWRRGEVYSFTRSTETTIPTPSLAHDDVDGVTLLLLALVEAVSRELNMVSDYQVHVSIEPRAPLHVIPEDGRADEDYQTVPSPPPLESDLRMTNGPARRAADFLALSLDMSSMVEQRYSMLEGFWQLPLGTRVDHPARLLAQRLLGGAPNHPVTDQPM from the coding sequence GTGGCGACTCCACTGCACGCTGCGCTCGGCGACCTCGATGCTGAGTTGAGCCTTGCTCTCGTTGAGGACGCCTGCGCCCAAGGAACTGCCGAAACGGACCAGCTCGATTGGAAGCGTGACCTGCCCCTTTCTGTAGACAGGGTGAGTGAGGACGTACGCACACAGCAGATGAGGGAACTCGCCAAGGATCTCGCGGCGATGGCCAACGGCCGTGGTGGTCTGCTGGTCTACGGCGTCGCGGAGGATGGCGGCAACCGGGCCAGCGAGATCGTGAGCGTGCCCGATCTTAGCGATGGCACCATGGTGAAGAAGATCCGTCAGGTTGGGTATAACCTGGTCCATCCGCCGGTGCAGATCACATGCCATCACCTCACCGATGGGGAGCGGCACGTGCTTGCAGTGGATGTCGTGGAGAGCGACGACGCACCTCACCTGGTCTCGCCCAAGAAGGGCGGCACCGAGGGTTGGCTCGTCGCGCCCTACCGTTCCGGGCCCGAGACGATGAACATGGTGGAGAAGCAACTTGAGGCCGCATACCGGCAACGGTTCGAGGGTCGTCAGCGCAGGCATCGGCAGTTGCGCGAACTGCACGGGGAACTCGTCACCCGGCACGTCGGTGAACAAGACCTTCGATCCGGCGCAGTGGTGGCGCTAGCCCAACCCATCCAGCCACGCAGTGGGGTCCTCCCTGGCACAGACCCGGATGTCACAGCCTTGCACATAGTCACATCCGCGGCGCATCTTGCCACGAACATCTGCGACGCGCTGAAGCGAGTTTCCCCCTTTCCGCCGGTGCTCGCTCAAGATGTTCGTTACGCGCGGCGATCGCTTCGCCGGCACTGGTTCGCTGCCGAACGAAGAAGGACTCCATCCCCCGCTGTACTTATCGGCCCGTCCGCCAAACTCTCCGTGGAACTGCACGACGACGGCACGGTAGGGATCGTTTGGCGCCGCGGCGAGGTGTACAGCTTCACGCGGAGCACTGAGACGACTATTCCGACCCCGTCGCTGGCCCACGACGACGTGGACGGCGTCACCTTGCTGCTCTTGGCCTTGGTGGAAGCGGTCTCTCGCGAGTTGAACATGGTCAGTGACTACCAGGTTCATGTGTCCATCGAGCCGCGTGCCCCCCTGCATGTAATCCCTGAGGATGGCCGAGCCGATGAGGACTACCAGACGGTGCCTTCGCCGCCACCGCTCGAGTCGGACTTGCGGATGACGAACGGTCCCGCGCGCCGGGCAGCCGACTTCCTCGCCCTGAGCCTGGACATGAGCAGCATGGTCGAACAGCGGTACTCGATGCTGGAAGGATTCTGGCAGTTGCCATTAGGGACTCGGGTCGACCACCCGGCGCGGCTGCTCGCCCAGCGCCTTCTTGGCGGGGCACCGAACCACCCCGTCACCGACCAGCCGATGTGA
- a CDS encoding DUF6629 family protein encodes MRAGGMCFSVEADLVAGVALLPVGVAALREVRHLREVPFAALPLLFSMHQFVEVLVWLGNDGGVSSCVQSTATSAYVLFALPVLPTLVPLAVLLLEPRGSRLRVAPFVVLGLVVSAYLSVAVLDGPIDVDVRAHAIVYGVDLNHGIWWAILYVLAVIGPSILSGYPSIVAFGVVNLVGLSVVATLYVSAFASLWCVFAACSSLLVLVHMRRRRRLPDAHRLHGHPLLPSDATV; translated from the coding sequence ATGAGAGCGGGTGGAATGTGCTTCTCCGTCGAGGCTGACTTGGTGGCGGGCGTGGCGCTGCTGCCCGTCGGCGTCGCAGCCCTGCGCGAGGTGCGGCACCTACGCGAAGTGCCGTTCGCTGCACTGCCGCTGCTGTTCTCGATGCACCAGTTCGTCGAGGTCCTCGTCTGGCTCGGCAATGACGGTGGGGTGTCCTCGTGCGTGCAGTCCACGGCCACCTCCGCCTATGTCCTCTTCGCTCTTCCGGTGCTACCGACGCTGGTGCCGCTCGCAGTCCTGCTGCTCGAGCCTCGTGGGTCGCGGTTGAGAGTGGCGCCGTTCGTCGTTCTGGGTCTCGTCGTGTCGGCCTATCTGTCCGTTGCGGTGCTCGACGGCCCCATTGATGTGGACGTGCGCGCGCACGCGATCGTCTACGGCGTGGATCTCAACCATGGGATCTGGTGGGCCATTCTCTACGTCCTGGCCGTCATCGGTCCGTCGATCCTGTCCGGATACCCATCGATCGTCGCGTTCGGTGTGGTGAATCTCGTGGGCCTATCTGTCGTGGCGACCCTCTACGTATCCGCGTTCGCGTCACTGTGGTGTGTCTTCGCCGCATGCAGCTCCCTACTCGTCCTCGTCCACATGCGCCGACGAAGGCGCCTACCCGATGCCCACCGCCTGCACGGACATCCGCTGCTGCCATCTGATGCCACCGTCTGA